The sequence AAGCTGTCCTTGGTCTCCTTGATGTCGAACGCTGGCGCGAACGCGGCCGCGCGAAGCTCCGGCGCACCCACGAGCGGCTCCCAGCGCATCATCTCGCGCATGATCCTGAACGGGTCGTTCTCGTTGAAGAAGGTGGGAAAGCTGCTCGGACGGGGAGTGATGTTCGCCATGTCTTCCTCCTTGGAAGGGCGTGATCGCCGCAGCACGCTTCAGCAAGCGTCGTGCCCCGCGCGGGCTCGTGAGAACTCGGGTACTTGTTCAGCACGCGCTGCGCGGCAGGCGCAAGGGATGCGGGCGGGCGTCGACGAGACGCAGGACAGCGCTACGCCTTCCAGCGCATCATCGGGGCAGCAGCGATGAGGAGCACATGATCACGGTCGAGCGACGGGTGGGTCAGCTGGTGGAGGCGCGCTTCGACGGCGCCATCACCGTGGCCATGCTCAAGGAGTTCAGTACCAACCTGGCGCAGATCATCGTCAAGGCGGGCATGCGCCTGGTCTTCGTGGTCGACTTCCGCAACCTGGCGCCCTTCGACTCCACCATCGAAGCGATGCTCCTCGGCCAGATGCGCAGCGACAACTTCGCCATCGAGCGGTCGAGCTTCCTGCTGCGGCCGGGCACGCCCGTGTGCACCGAGATGGAGCGCCTGGCAAAGCTGGCGAAGAACCCCGCGCGGCGCACCTTCACCACCCTCGACGACCTCATGGGCTGGGTGGGCCCGGTGCTGAAGCCGGACGAGGTCAAGCGCGCCATCGACTTCATGGCCGAGCGCAGCTGAGCTGACCTCTTCGGGTTGACGGCCGTCGCCTCGATGGGTCGCGGGGCACCACGCCTGAGAAAACCTCGACCGCCCACCGCCAGGAGCTGGGGTGGGCGGAGTCAGTCGTGGCGCCCGCTCAGGCGACCGTTCTGCGGGTCCCCATGAAGATCAACCGCAAGAGCAGCACGAAGACGATCGCGCCGATGATCGCCGGGATGATCTGGATGCCGCCGACGATGGGCCCGAAGTGCAAGAGCGCGCCGCCAATCCACGCGCCCACGAAGCCAACCACAATCGAGCCAAATACGCCGCCCGGAATCTTCACGCCGCCAATTCGCTCGCCGAGCGCGCCCACGATGAACGCGACGATGAGCAGCACGATGAAACCAAGAATCGTCATGAGCGCCTCCTAGGCCTCCGAGGCAATCTGCGTCGCGTCCCGGGGGGCCGCTAAGGCTTGCTCGGGCGGCGCGGGGCTCGGGTGCGTGCACGCCCCACGTGGCGCTTGGCAGCCCAGTCGCTCATCGAGCGAGCCGCTTAACCAAAAAGTAAAGCTCATCGACCCGGTGGCGGCAGGAATGCCTCGGGCGTGATCACCGTGCCCGCCGGGATGTCGCGATTGGCCACCAGCACGGGGACCAGGTTCCAGCCTCAACCTCGGCAGCGTCTTCGCCTCGCCTCCGCCACCACGCGCACCGACACGGCTGCCACCGCGAGCATCGCCGCGACCAGGATGCGCTTTTTCCCGCGAGCGACTTCGAGCTTCCGTTCCGAGCGCATGTCGCTGAAACGCGCGCGGCAGGGAATCGGTTCGCCCGAAAAGCAAACGGCCGGCACCCGCGTGGGCACCGGCCGTCGTGGTCGGCGCTGAGAAGCGCCTCGCACAAGCTCGATCAGAAGCCCTTCTGGCCGACGTACTTGGTCAGATCGACCATGCGGTTCGAGAAGCCCATCTCGTTGTCGTACCAGGCGAGCACCTTCACCAGGTTGTCGCCGATGACGAAGGTGTTGGTGGCGTCGAAGATCGCCGAGGACGGGTTGCCGTTGTAGTCCACGCTCACCGTCATCTCGTCGGAGTACTCGAGCACGCCGTTGAGCTTGCCCTCGGCGGCGCTCTTGAACGCCGCGTTGACCTCCTCAGCGGTGACCTTCTTGCCGAGGGTCGCGGTGAGGTCCACCAGCGACACGTTCGGCGTGGGCACGCGGATGGAGATGCCGTGCAGCTTGCCCTTGAGCTCGGGGATCACCTCGGCCACCGACTTCGCCGCGCCGGTCGACGTGGGGATCATCGAGAGCGCCGCCGCGCGCGCCCGGCGCAGGTCCTTGTGGGTGAGATCGAGGATGCGCTGGTCGTTGGTGTAGCTGTGGATGGTGGTCATCAGCCCCTTCTCGAGGCCGAAGTTCTCCATCAGCACCTTGGCGAGCGGGGTGAGGCAGTTGGTGGTGCACGAGGCGTTGCTGATGATGTGGTGCTTCTTGGGGTCGTAGCTCTCGTGGTTGATGCCGAAGCAGAGCGTCGCGTCCTGGTGCTTCGCGGGCGCGGAGATGACGACCTTCTTGGCGCCGCCGGCGATGTGCTTCTCGGCCTCGGCCTTCTCGGTGAACTTGCCGGTGCACTCGAGCACCACGTCCACGCCCGCCGCCTTCCACGGAATCTTGGTGGGGTCCTTCTCGGCGGAGATCTTGATGGTCTTGCCGTCGACGACGATCGCGCCCTCGGCGGTGCCCACCTTGCCCTCGTACGGGCCATGGACGGAGTCGTACTTGAGGAGGTGCGCGAGGACCTTGGGCTCGTCGAGGTCGTTGATGTGGACGATCTCGATGTCCTTCTCGCCGCGCTTGTTGGCCGCGCGCAAGATGCAGCGGCCGATGCGGCCGAAACCGTTGATTCCAACCTTGATCGCCATCGCGAGCTCCGGAGTGTAGAGGCGCGGCGAAAGCTAGTGATCGGGGTCCGCAGAGTCAAACGCTTTGCGCTCGCTCAGTCCGAAACCCCATCCCCCGATCTCACGCGGGGAAGGCGCGTCCGATTTATAATCAAACGGTTAATGACGATTCACGCGGCCGTGCACTCGACGTGCAGCTCGAACTCGAGCAAGCCATTGACCACCGGCCGCACCTGCACCCGGTGTCCGCCGTAGCGAAGCACCTTGTGCGCGACCGCCGCGTGGAACGCCGGGGGCGCGAACTCGCGCTCGTAGCGCAGCACGCCGCGCCGTTCATCCAGCCGCTCGGCCGCGCGCAAACCATAGCTCGTCGCGGCCGCGTAGCCTGCCGGCATCGCGAGCAGGCGCTCGAGCGGCGGCTTCGAAGCGCCCGCCTCCACCGCGAGCCGCCCGATGAGCGAGCCCAGGAACCGCCGGCACGCGGCCTCGCCCAACCTCTTGGCTGCCGCTTCGACGCCGCCGCACGGCCCTTCGGCCACGTCCATCGCGTCCCAGTAGAGCTCGAGCCACTCCGCCGCGGGATAGAAGTGCAGCTCCTGGAGCGCCTGCGGCCCCCAGCGCGACACGAGCCGCGGCATCGCCACATCTCCCGGCGCATGCTGGCCCACCTCGTCGAGCAGCGCGTGGAACACACTGCCTCGAACCAGGTCCTTGGGGCCTGTCAGTGAGATGCGCTGCGCCAGCTCGCTTCGGTCGAGAGGCACGCCCGTCCCCTTCGAACCCCGCCTGGAAAAATCCTATCTGGACGTTGTGTCTGCTTTCGGTGACTCGGGTCACGCCGGGAAAGCCCGGATCGCGCCAGAAATCTCCGTGCAAGCGCGGCTCGAACTTGCTAAAGGCACTCACCTTTTTTGTAGGGAGGTTGGCCCCTCCATGGCGGAGCTCGAGCTCGCGGTCGGTGACCGGGTCGTTTACCCGGGTCAGGGCGTGTGCAAGGTCTCGGCGATCACCGAGAAGATCCTCGCCGGCGAAAAGCTGGTGGTGGTGGCCTTGGCGCGCGAGGAGGACGGCGCGCAGGTGCTGGTGCCGAAGACCAAGATCCAAAGCGTCGGCGTGCGCAAGCTGGCCGCCAAGGACGACGTGGTGAAGGTCTTCGAGTACCTCAAGGGCGCGTCCGACGACCCGGAGCTGGACTGGAAGGTCCGCCACCGCGCGCACCAGGACAAGGTCGCGCTGGGTGGGCTCATGGGCCTCGCCGAGGTGGTGAAGAGCCTGCAGATCCTCAGCGAGCTGCGACCGCTGCCGGCCAAGGAGCGCGAGCGCTACGACAACGCGCGCCACCTGCTCGTCCGCGAGATCGCCATCGCGTTGGACGCGCCCGAGGTGAATGCCGAAGACGCGATCGACCTGGCGCTCATCCCGCTCGGCGGCGTGAAGAAGCCGCGCGCGGTGCCGCTGGCCGATGCACTCGGTGGCGACGACGATCTCGAGCTGGGCGGCGACCTCGCCGGCATGGACCTCGGCGACATGAGCGAGCCCGAGGAGCAGGCCGAAGAAGCCGAGGAGGCCGAAGAGGCTGGCGAAGAGGCCGAGGGCGAGGAGGCGGAGGAGAAGCCCAAGAAGCCCGCCAAGGCTCCGAAGGCGCCCAAGGCCCCGAAGGAGAAGAAGCCCAAGGAGCCCAAGGCCGCCAAGCCTCCCAAGGAGCCGAAGCCGAAGCCCGCCAAGGAAGCGAAGCCCAAGGCCGCCGCCAAGAAGCCCGCTGCGAAGAAGAAGTAGCCCGAGGAGCCCATGATCCGCCTGGTGACCGTCGACGAGCAGGATCCGGCGCACGTGAAGCGCCTCACGAAGGTGCTCTTCGCTGCGTTCGGCGTGGGTGCCGAGCACCAGGGCATGGTGCCGGTTCCAGCGGGTGTACGCGTGGGCAAGGAGCTCGACGCGCAGAAGCTCATCACCGAGCTCGACGCGGTGAAGACCTTCGCCGACGACAAGCTCTTCTACCTGACCAGCGAGCCCCTGGCCGCGCGCGAGCTGCCCACCGGCAAGCTGCCGACGCAGGGCTTCGCGCAGTTCTCGGGCGAGCGCGCGCTCGTGTCGTCGGCCGGCCTCGGCAAGGGCGACGACCAGATCCGAAAGCTGGCCAAGCATGCCGTGCACCAGGCCGGGCACCTCTGGGAGCTGCACCACTGCCTGGATCCCCGCTGCTCGATGTTCCCGCCCTGGGCTGAGCAGTTCTCGGCCGGCGATCCGCTCCTCTGCTCGTTCTGCCGTGAGAAGAGCGAGAAGGTCATGCAGCGCTGATTCAGTTCCTGGTTCCTCGTTCCTGGTTGGGAGTCCCGAGCGGACTCCCCTCTCCCGCGTAGGACGGGAAAGGGGGCGGGGGATGGGGTTTCGCGGGACGTGGTTGTAGGACTCGCAATGGCCGACCCCACACCCCAGCCCAAGTCGAGCCCGCTCCTGGCGATCGAGCTGGGGCTCGTGGTGCTCGCGGCGTTGGGCTCGCTCGCTTACGACCTCACCCTGCCCGGCCGCCTGCCCCACGTGCGCGATCAGCAGGCCGCCGCCGACGCCATCCTCGCGAACGTGGCGACGGGCGATGCCGTGGCCGTGCTTCCAACCTGGGCCGAGCGCGTGCGCGGCATGGTGCCCGGGGTGCCCTTCATCTCCGCGCCGGATCTGGCCACCGCGGATCTCTCGCGCGTGAAGCGCTTGTGGCTGGTGGAGCTGCCGAGCCTCCCGCGCGGCGAAGTGCCCAACCGCGAGCGCGAAGCCACCGCGCGCCTCAAGGAAGACGGCGCTGTGCAGTCGTTCGGCAACGTGCTCCTCAAGCGCTACGTGAACCCGGACTTTCACGAGCCGCTCTTCGACTTCACCCGCGACCTCGGCCGCGCCCACGTGTGGATCGACCTGCAGGGCCGGCAGATGGACTGCACGCTCGACGGCACCACGCACCGCTGCGGCCGGGCCGGCAACGTGGCGCACGAGGTCCGCGAGATCGACTTCGCGCCGTACGATTGCGTGGGCGCGAATCCCGTGGGGCACAACTATCCGCTGATCGTCGACTACCCGGAGGCGACGCTCGGCTCGAAGCTGCACGTCATGGCCGCGGTGACCGGCGAGATGGGCTGGCGCCACGGTGAAGGCCGCACGCCCGTGGACTTCACCGTCGACATCGACGGCCAGCGCATGGGCGAAATCCACATCCCCGTGGGCACCGTGCCACCGCAGCGCAGTGAGATCGATACGTCGAAGCTGGATCCGAAGATTCCGCACGACGTCCGCTTCAGCGTGGTGACCGAGAACCCGAAGGACCGCGAGTTCTGCTTCGATGCCTCCAGCGACTGAGCCCGCCCAGAAGCCGGCCGAGGCCGCCAAGCCGTCCGCGCCCGTGAGCGACGCGCGCGCGCCTTCGCGCGTGGACCTCGCCATCGGCGGCGGGCTCGGCTTCCTCACATTCTTGGGGCTGCTGCTCACCGAGAAGTCCATCGGCGTGCCGCGCGACGAGAGCTTCTACTTCTCCGCGGGCAGCTCGTACGCGGGCTGGTTCAAGCTCTTGCTCTCGCACCCCGGCGACGCGTTCAGCGACAACGCGCTCACCCGCTATTTCTCGCAGAACGCCGAGCACCCCGGGCTCATGAAGGAGCTCTTCGGGATCTCACACTGGATCTTCTTCGAGAACCTGCACTGGCTGCGCGAGATCGCCGCGTATCGCCTGCCGAGCTTCGTGCTCGCGGGCGTGTTCGCGTTCGTCCTCTACTTGTTCGGCGCGGGCGTGCGCGGGCGCGCGGTGGGCATCTTTGCGGTGCTCGCGTTCTTCCTCTCGCCGCGAAATTGGTTCCACGCGCACCTGGCGTGCTTCGACTTTCCCATCTGCGCGATGTGGGTCTTCGTGATCTACGCGTACTGGCGCGCGGAGACCTCGCGGCGCTGGACGATCCTCACTGGCGTCTTCCTCGGGCTCGCGCTCGCCACCAAGCACAACGCGTTCTTCATTCCCGTGGTGCTCGCGGCGCACTGGATCATCGCGCGCGGCATCTGGATCCTGCGCAAGGGCGGGCCCTCGGCGTTCGTGAAGGCCATTCCGCAGAGCTTCTGGGCGATGGCCGTGCTCGGGCCGGTGACGCTCTACGTCGCGTGGCCGTATTTGTGGCTGCATCCCATCGATCGCGTCGGGTTCTGGATCGCCTTCCACCTCAACCACGTGCACTACGCCTGGTACTACCTGGGCAACCTGATGCGCGAGCCGCCCTTCCCACTCGAGTATCCGTGGGCCGTGACGGCGATGACAGTGCCCATCGCGATCGTCGTCGCGATGACCACGGGCCTGCTCTCGACCGCATGGAACGCGCTGCGCGGCCTGCCCGTGGCGTGGCGCGAGAAGGCCGAAGGCGTCGACAGCGACACGTGGCTCTTGCTCATCAACGCCGTCGCGTCGATCGCCATCATCATGCCGCCCACGGTGCCGCACTTTGGCGGCGAGAAGCACTGGATGGCGTCGATGCCGTTCCTGTGCATCTTCGCGGGCGAGGTGCTCGTGCGCGGCGCCAAGCTGCTCGCGACCAAGCTGCCGCAGCCGCGCGCGTGGATGGGCTTCGCCACCGCCCTGATGCTGCTCGTGCTCGCGCCCGCTGTGTGGGGCCTGGTCGACATCGACGGCTACGGCACGAGCTACTACAACGAGCTCGTGGAAGGTCAGGCCGGCGCAGCCGAGCTCGGCATGCAGCGGCAGTTCTGGAGCAACAACATCTCGGGCGTCCTGCCCTGGCTGAACGCGCACGCGCCGCAGCACGCGCGCGTCTTCTTCCACGAGGTCACCGGCGACTCGTACCGCGCGTACGTATCGAACGGCATGCTGCGCGGCGACATCCAGATGAGCGGCCTCGAGCAGGCCGACATCGCGTGCTACCAGTACCACCAGGAGTTCCGCTTCTGGGAGTACGCCATCTGGACCAACATGCACACGCGCTGGCCCTCGTACGGGCTGTACCTCGACGAGGTGCCGAACATCGAGTGCTACGAGCGCGACCGGGCGTTCTGAACAATGAAACAGAAGTGTTCATATTCTCCGCGCGTGGTCGGCTACTTCCCGCGCGGCGAGCGCCCGCGCTTGATGGTCGTCGGCGAGGCGCCCGGCCCCCGCGGCGCCAACCGCACCGGCTTTCCCTTCTGGGGCGACGACTCCGGCCTCGACATCTACGGCCTCCTCGAGGAGTTCGGCCTGCTCGACGCGCCGCTCACGCGCTGGAAGCGCGGCGCCGATCTCTCCGGCACCCAACCGCCTCCGGGGCGCTACACGGTGACCAACGCGTGTCCGCAGATGCCGCTCTTGCCCAACGGCGACTTCTGCGCGCCGCCGGTGGAGCGGCTCGAGGAGGAGTCGGCGCGGATCGCGGAGGAGCTCGAGGCGCTGCGGCCGCACGCGGTGCTCGCGTGTGGGAAGGCAGCGGCGTTCACGCTCGCGCGCGCCTCGGCGCGGCTGGGCGTTCCGCCGCCGGAGCCGCTCGCAGGCACGCTGCCCGCGCTCAAGCTCACCGATGCGATGAAGGATCTGCTCGCGCCGCACCACGCGTGGACCATCGCCCACGCGCGCGCCTTCGTGACCTGCCATCCCGCGCGCGGCCAGTGGCGGCCCCAGACGCCGACCGGGAAGCTGCACACGCAGATCGTCGCTGAGCTGCGCCGCGCGATCGCCTAGCGCTCAGGTGTTGTGCTGGATGACGTCGACGACCCCGTTGCTCCTGCTCGGGCCTACTTGAACCGCGTGACGCGGCCGTCCTGCGCGAGCTCCTTGAGCTGCGCGGCGCCGAGCGAGTCGATCTTCATCTTCAGCCGGCGGGCCTTGGCGTAGTGGTTCTGGCACATGCCCTTGGCCACCGACTTGCGCGGGCAGCTCGGCACCTTGCAGCCTGCACCGCCCGTGGCCGAAGGCGGACGGCCGCGGCGGCCCTTCGCAGCCGAAGACGGCGTCGAGAGGTGCCCGCGATCGATGCCCTGGGTGAAGGCCTGGGTGAAGGCCTCGCCGAGCGCCTGGCCGAGTTGGGCGCCGATGCTTTGGATGGCGGACTGGAAGGCGTCGAGCTTGCGGGGGCGGGCCATGTGCACTCCAAGTTGGAAATTGAGCGCTGCACACTACCCGCTTCGAGCAACTTTGCATCCTGAATTTGCCAGGAGCGCGAACTCAATTCTCAAGAGAATTGCGGATCGGGCATTTCACGATATCCGCCGTTTCGGGTTTCGACGGTCGGCGGCGGCGTGAAGCGCGCGCTAGATTCGGGTGCGCGAACGGAGGCGCCATGTTGCATGTCGTGCTCGTGCTGCTCGCGGCCGCGCCGGAGGGGAACGCGATGAAGCTCAGCTCCACGGCCTTCGCCCAGGGCGAGGCCATTCCCAAGGTGAGCACCTGTGTCGGCGCGGACCAGTCCCCGCCACTGGCGTTCGAGGGCGTACCCGCTGGGGCCAAGTCGCTGGCGCTCATCGTCGACGACCCGGATGCGCCGGATCCCGCGGCGCCCAAGATGACCTGGGTGCACTGGGTGCTCTACGACCTGCCGCCCGGTGCGAAGGGCCTGCCCGCGCACGCGACGTCGAAGGATCTCCCCGCGGGCACGCGCGAGGGCAAGAGCGACTTCAAGGTCACGGGCTGGCGCGGGCCGTGTCCGCCGGTCGGCCGACACCGGTACTTCTTCAAGCTCTACGCGCTCGACGCCAAGCTCGGCGACCTGGGCACGCCCGACAAGGCCAAGCTCGAGAAGGCCATGGCCGGCCACGTGATCGCGCACGCGGAGCTGATGGGCACGTTCCAGAAATAGAAACGGCCCTGTTAACCGGGTGGTTAACAGGGCCGCATCACGGCTGCGTTCAGCCTAGCCCTTCTTGATGCCCGTGAGCCGCAGGAACGCCTCGTCGTTCGGCTCGCGGCCGAGGAACTGCTTGAGCAGCTCCATCGGCTCGCGGGTGCGGCCGTTGGCGAGGATGGCGTCGCGGTAGGCCTTGCCGGTGGTGGGGCTCAGGATGCCGTCCTTCTCGAAGCGCGAGAACATGTCGTCGGCGTAGACCTCGCTCCAGAGGTAGCCGTAGTAGCCCGCGTCATAGCCGCCCATGAGGTGGCCGAAGTTGGCCGCGGTGTGCTCGTCGTTCGGGTGTGACGGATAGCCGGTGATGGCCTGGCGAACCTCATGCTCCACCTTGTCCGGGTCCACGTCGGCGCCGCGGGTGTGCAGCGCCATGTCGAAGCTCGCGAGGTACACCTGCCGCGTGTAGCGGATGCCGGCGTCGAAGGTGCGCGCCGCCGAGAGCCGCTTGGCGAGGTCATCCGGCAGCGGGTGGCCGGGGTTCTTGGGATCCTCGCTCACCAGCGCGAGCACCTCGGGGCGGTACACCCAGTTCTCGAGCATCTGGCTGGGCGCCTCCACGAAATCGGTCGACACGTTCGTCCCCGACTGCGACGCATACCGCGCCGTGGTCAGGCTCCCGTGCATGATGTGGCCAAACTCGTGGAAGAGGACGTCCACCTCCTCGAACGAGAGCCGCGCGGACTGGCCGTTCTTGGGCGGGTTGAAGTTCACCACCAGCGCCGAGATGGGGATCTGGTAGCCGGCCGCCGTGGCGCGGGCGACGCCGAAGTTGAAGCTCGCGGCGTGGCCGTACTTGCCCTCGCGCGGGAAGAGGTCCACGTAGAACTTGGCGAGCAGCTTGCCCTTGCCGTCGAGGCCGTCGTGGACCTCGTAGAGCTTCACGCCGTCGGCCCACACCGGCGCGTTGGCGACCTCGTTGAACTTCACGTTGAAGAGCGTGCTGTACACCTGGAACATGCCGGCCATGACCTTGTCGGCCGGGAAGTAGGCGCGCACCGCCTCGTTGTCGATCGAGAAGCTCTTCTTCTTGATCTGGTTCAGGTAGTAGCGCCAGTCCCAGGTCTCGAGGACGGCCTTCTTGTCGCCGGTCTCGGCCACCTTGAGCGCGAGCATCTGCTTGTTGAGCTCATCGCGCGCGGGCAGCAGCTCCGTGCGGAGGCGGTCGAGGAACGCGGTCACGGTCTTGCTGTCCTTGGCCATGCGGTCCTCGGTCACGAAGTCCGCATGCGTCGGATAGCCGAGCAGCTTGGCGGCCTGGTCGCGGAGCTTCACGGCCTCGGTGAGCAGCGGCAGGTTCTTCGCCGACTCGCGGCCCTCCATTGCGAACCACATCTTCTTGCGGAGCTGCTCGTTCTTGGCGTTCTCCATGATCGGGTAGAAGTCGGGGTACTTCGTCGAGAGCACGACCGGGCGCGTGGGCTTCTTCGCCGCGGCCTTGCCCTTCTTGCCCTTGGCGCCGGGCTCGGTCTTCACGGTCACGGTCGGGCCCGCGGCCTTGCCAGCGGCCGGCGCACCCGCAGCCGGCGCAGCGCCGGCCTTGGGCTTGTCCTTCAGGTGCGACTCGATGAACTCCTCCGGCATGCCCTCGAGGTCGGCGTCGGTGGCCTCGAAGGTCGTGGTGTCCTCATCGAGGTTCGACGAGTACTTGGTGGCCAGCTCGGCCAGCCGCGAGCGGATCTGCACCAGCTTCTCGCGGTCGGCGTCGGAGAGCTCGAGGCCGTTGCGCTTGAAGTCGCGCATCGTCAGGTCGACGAGCCGCTTGTCCTCGGCGTCGAGCGTGTCGGCCTTGCCCGCGTTCGCGAGGTACGCCTTGAGCGCGAGGTAGATGTCCTTCCGCGCGCCGACCTTCACGAAGTACTTGCCCGACTCTTCCTCGCAGCCTGCAGCGGCCGCGCGCGTCTTGGCGTCGGGGTGGATGTCCTTGAGGAAGCTCAGGCGACCGACGTCGTCCGAATAGTCGGCCATCGCCTGCTCATAGGCGTTGAACGAGTTCGCGAAGCTGCGCTGCGCGTCGGGCACGGCCACCAGCGCGGCCAGCTTGGCGTCGGCGGTGGTCTCTGCCTGCTTGCACGCGGCGGTCACCTGGTCAGGCGTGAGCTGCGTGGCGAGGCCCGGCACGTCCACGGCGGCCATCTGGTCGAAGGTGCGCGGCGCGGGCGGCTTCGCGGGGGCGGTGGCCTGCTGCTGCGGCTCGGGCTGCGCGTGCGAGCACGAGACCAGCGCGGCGAGCGCCAGGCCGGAGAGGATGCGATTGGTCGGCTTCATGCGGACGACTCCTGAGTCGAAATTCACGAACGGAAGCAGCGGTAGCCAAGCAACACCCATCCGGCCAAAAAGGTCAGTCCGCCGAATGGGGTGATGAAACCAAGTTGTTTCACTTCGGTGAGGGCCAGCACGTAGAGGCTGCCGGAGAAGAGCAAGATGCCGGCGTTGAAGGCCCAACCCGCGCCATCGACGCGCATGCCCTGCGAGGCGGCCCAGGCCACCGCGAAGAGCGCGAGCGCGTGGTACATCTCGTAACGGGCGCCGGTCTCGAAGACGGCGAGCATGTCGGGCGTGAGCTTGGCCTTCAGCCCGTGGGCCGCGAAGGCCCCAGCCGCGACGGCGATGAACCCGTGGATGGCGCCCCAGCCGGCCCAGACGCGTGCCATGGGCGCGCCTTCTAGCACGGGCCATCGCGGCGCGCCTCCTCTGCTTTTTTCTCTTCAGCCTCCCAGCCGAACGCCCGATTGGCGACGTTTTGTCGGGCGCGCACTTACAGGCTCTTGATCCCAGCAGGGCATCCTCAATAGAACCTCCGCCCTCGCCTGCCTGGTGGGCGAACGTTCGAGGTTGCGCATGCTGAAGAGCTCCTGGCGTTGGGCCGTGACGGCGACGTTGATCGCGGGCTGCGGCGGCCAGCCGTCCAAGGCATCGCTCACGGGCACGAGCAGCGGCTCGACGGGCCACACGTCGACCGCGACCGGTGGCGCCGGCGCGGGCTCGACCACGGCGCACGTCACCACGGGCACCAACGCAGGTCCGGGCAGCAGCTCGAGCTCGAACGGAGCCACCGGGACGACGTCGGCGAACACCAACGGCGAGACGTCGCAGGGCAACACCACGAGTGGCTCGTCCACGGGCCTGACGACCGGCAACGCGAGCGCGACCACGGGCACCACGACGGCCACCACCGGCGTGGGCGTGACGACGACGGCCACCGCCGGCGCAGCGGCCACGACGAATACCGGCGGCGCCACCAGCGGCAACACCTCGGGCGCGTGCTACCCCGACGGCTCGTTCGTGGGCCTGGGCAACGGCTCGCTCTGCTGCAGCGGCACCACCGACAACACCGACTATTGCTCCGAGCCCGGCCAGGGAACGCTCACGAGCACCGGCGGGACGACGGCGACGACTGAGGGCACGACGACGGGCGACTCGAGCACCACCACGGCCGGCACGACCGCGGGCACCGCCGGCGGCAGCAGCGGCTCCACCGGCGCGACCTGCCCGGTGAGCTGCTACTCGGCGCGCGGCTACCACTGCGAGAACGGCCAGTGCGTGCTCAACGGCAGCGACGGCGACGTTCAGGTCACGCTCCAGTGGGACACCTCGTTGCAGCCCAACAACAAGCGCGCGCGCGAGGACCTCGACCTCCACGTCGTCGACCCGAGTGGCTGCGAGATGTGGTACGGCAGCCACGTCTGCGGCAACGGCTCGCTCGACCTGGACCAGAACTCGGGCTGCAGCCAGACCGACAACCAGGGCGGCTACGGCAACGACACCGAGAACGTCATCTATGACGGCGGCGCGCCATCCGGGACGTACACGGTCATCGTCGACGACTGGAGCGACTCCTGCGGCGGCAGCCCGCCCAACCCCTTCAACTGGCAGCTCACCATCCGCGCGCACGGCGCGTCGACCGTGTACTCGGGCCAGT is a genomic window of Deltaproteobacteria bacterium containing:
- a CDS encoding GlsB/YeaQ/YmgE family stress response membrane protein; translated protein: MLGFIVLLIVAFIVGALGERIGGVKIPGGVFGSIVVGFVGAWIGGALLHFGPIVGGIQIIPAIIGAIVFVLLLRLIFMGTRRTVA
- the gap gene encoding type I glyceraldehyde-3-phosphate dehydrogenase, yielding MAIKVGINGFGRIGRCILRAANKRGEKDIEIVHINDLDEPKVLAHLLKYDSVHGPYEGKVGTAEGAIVVDGKTIKISAEKDPTKIPWKAAGVDVVLECTGKFTEKAEAEKHIAGGAKKVVISAPAKHQDATLCFGINHESYDPKKHHIISNASCTTNCLTPLAKVLMENFGLEKGLMTTIHSYTNDQRILDLTHKDLRRARAAALSMIPTSTGAAKSVAEVIPELKGKLHGISIRVPTPNVSLVDLTATLGKKVTAEEVNAAFKSAAEGKLNGVLEYSDEMTVSVDYNGNPSSAIFDATNTFVIGDNLVKVLAWYDNEMGFSNRMVDLTKYVGQKGF
- a CDS encoding DUF2378 family protein, producing the protein MPLDRSELAQRISLTGPKDLVRGSVFHALLDEVGQHAPGDVAMPRLVSRWGPQALQELHFYPAAEWLELYWDAMDVAEGPCGGVEAAAKRLGEAACRRFLGSLIGRLAVEAGASKPPLERLLAMPAGYAAATSYGLRAAERLDERRGVLRYEREFAPPAFHAAVAHKVLRYGGHRVQVRPVVNGLLEFELHVECTAA
- a CDS encoding transcriptional regulator — its product is MAELELAVGDRVVYPGQGVCKVSAITEKILAGEKLVVVALAREEDGAQVLVPKTKIQSVGVRKLAAKDDVVKVFEYLKGASDDPELDWKVRHRAHQDKVALGGLMGLAEVVKSLQILSELRPLPAKERERYDNARHLLVREIAIALDAPEVNAEDAIDLALIPLGGVKKPRAVPLADALGGDDDLELGGDLAGMDLGDMSEPEEQAEEAEEAEEAGEEAEGEEAEEKPKKPAKAPKAPKAPKEKKPKEPKAAKPPKEPKPKPAKEAKPKAAAKKPAAKKK
- a CDS encoding glycosyltransferase family 39 protein, coding for MPPATEPAQKPAEAAKPSAPVSDARAPSRVDLAIGGGLGFLTFLGLLLTEKSIGVPRDESFYFSAGSSYAGWFKLLLSHPGDAFSDNALTRYFSQNAEHPGLMKELFGISHWIFFENLHWLREIAAYRLPSFVLAGVFAFVLYLFGAGVRGRAVGIFAVLAFFLSPRNWFHAHLACFDFPICAMWVFVIYAYWRAETSRRWTILTGVFLGLALATKHNAFFIPVVLAAHWIIARGIWILRKGGPSAFVKAIPQSFWAMAVLGPVTLYVAWPYLWLHPIDRVGFWIAFHLNHVHYAWYYLGNLMREPPFPLEYPWAVTAMTVPIAIVVAMTTGLLSTAWNALRGLPVAWREKAEGVDSDTWLLLINAVASIAIIMPPTVPHFGGEKHWMASMPFLCIFAGEVLVRGAKLLATKLPQPRAWMGFATALMLLVLAPAVWGLVDIDGYGTSYYNELVEGQAGAAELGMQRQFWSNNISGVLPWLNAHAPQHARVFFHEVTGDSYRAYVSNGMLRGDIQMSGLEQADIACYQYHQEFRFWEYAIWTNMHTRWPSYGLYLDEVPNIECYERDRAF
- a CDS encoding YbhB/YbcL family Raf kinase inhibitor-like protein, with the protein product MKLSSTAFAQGEAIPKVSTCVGADQSPPLAFEGVPAGAKSLALIVDDPDAPDPAAPKMTWVHWVLYDLPPGAKGLPAHATSKDLPAGTREGKSDFKVTGWRGPCPPVGRHRYFFKLYALDAKLGDLGTPDKAKLEKAMAGHVIAHAELMGTFQK